In a single window of the Christensenella timonensis genome:
- a CDS encoding DUF6530 family protein has product MKIPTTLKHKPVIVAEDYSNIDGRLAYHTDAKGLSLGLAQWSERGSLDISAKIWRYTGEKWSRQSEEMPLHRVLDLAIFLASAMKYFREAYRYPKLYDPENPQIERVGIQGDAMTVRVCTDNEKIDGDIELFSQVLSQDSELLGERLAILARVLRDMGY; this is encoded by the coding sequence ATGAAGATCCCCACGACGCTCAAGCACAAACCTGTGATCGTCGCAGAAGATTATTCCAACATAGACGGGCGGCTCGCCTACCATACGGATGCAAAGGGGTTGTCGCTCGGCCTCGCCCAGTGGTCGGAGCGTGGCAGCCTCGATATCTCTGCCAAAATATGGCGGTACACCGGCGAAAAATGGTCGCGCCAGTCGGAGGAGATGCCACTGCACCGTGTACTTGACCTGGCCATCTTCCTCGCAAGCGCCATGAAATATTTCCGCGAGGCCTACCGCTATCCCAAGCTTTATGACCCGGAGAACCCGCAGATCGAACGCGTGGGCATCCAGGGCGACGCCATGACGGTGCGGGTATGTACGGACAACGAAAAGATCGACGGCGATATCGAACTTTTCTCACAGGTGCTCTCGCAGGACAGCGAACTTTTGGGGGAACGCCTGGCGATCCTTGCCCGCGTACTCCGTGACATGGGTTATTGA
- a CDS encoding 4Fe-4S dicluster domain-containing protein, translated as MNNGMFDTSVQELKYTILKEVANLAYDDKLEEGLLHVAEKIIPGPQPTMRCCIYKERAIVGERLKLALGGDPENENVVEVLDIACDECPVDGIRVTQACRGCIAHRCQNVCPTGAIRIENLKAYIDTKKCVECGKCMDACPYNAIAKSVRPCENACKVGAISMDDDKKAVIDNEKCIACGACVYQCPFGAISAKSYMLEAIRLLKNSQGNQKYKVYAVVAPSISSQFNHVKVEQVVSGIKELGFFSVVEAALGADMAADKEADELYEKGFLTTSCCPAFVNYVKKNYPGLAVHISHNVSPMEQISIYLKKVDPTAKVVFIGPCIAKKMEFRLPEVAGIVDCVITFEELLALLDSREIDLSSMPEAPLDNASYYGRIFARSGGVATAVGQALREHGKDDFVYNPISCNGIEECRIALLKASKGVLPNNFIEGMACIDGCIGGAACLTHGPKDKSQVDRYGSEAKEKTIAQSVGILQKFND; from the coding sequence ATGAACAACGGAATGTTTGATACAAGCGTTCAGGAGCTGAAATATACCATTTTGAAAGAAGTCGCCAATCTGGCGTATGACGATAAACTGGAGGAGGGCCTGCTCCATGTCGCCGAGAAGATCATTCCCGGTCCCCAGCCCACGATGCGCTGCTGCATTTACAAGGAACGTGCGATCGTCGGCGAGCGGTTGAAGCTTGCCCTCGGCGGCGACCCGGAAAACGAGAACGTGGTAGAGGTGCTTGATATCGCCTGCGACGAATGTCCGGTAGACGGGATCCGCGTGACGCAGGCCTGCCGCGGCTGCATCGCGCACCGCTGCCAGAACGTGTGTCCGACAGGGGCGATCCGCATCGAGAACCTAAAAGCCTATATCGACACCAAAAAATGCGTGGAGTGCGGTAAGTGCATGGACGCCTGCCCCTATAACGCGATCGCCAAATCCGTGCGCCCGTGTGAAAACGCCTGTAAGGTAGGCGCCATCAGCATGGACGACGACAAAAAAGCCGTGATCGACAATGAAAAATGTATTGCCTGCGGCGCCTGCGTATACCAGTGCCCGTTCGGCGCGATTTCCGCGAAATCCTATATGCTGGAAGCGATCCGCCTGCTGAAAAATTCGCAGGGCAATCAAAAATATAAGGTGTATGCGGTGGTGGCGCCTTCCATTTCCAGCCAGTTCAACCATGTAAAAGTGGAACAGGTCGTGTCTGGCATCAAGGAGCTCGGCTTTTTCAGCGTAGTGGAAGCAGCCCTCGGCGCAGATATGGCGGCGGACAAGGAAGCGGACGAGTTATACGAAAAAGGTTTCCTGACGACGTCGTGTTGTCCTGCTTTCGTAAATTATGTGAAGAAAAACTATCCCGGCCTCGCAGTGCATATTTCGCACAATGTTTCGCCCATGGAACAGATCTCCATCTATTTGAAGAAGGTCGATCCTACGGCAAAGGTCGTGTTCATTGGGCCGTGTATCGCCAAAAAGATGGAATTTAGGCTGCCGGAGGTCGCGGGGATCGTAGATTGCGTGATCACCTTTGAGGAACTGCTCGCGCTGCTCGACAGCCGCGAGATCGACCTTTCCTCCATGCCGGAAGCGCCGCTTGACAACGCTTCTTATTACGGCCGCATTTTTGCCCGCAGCGGCGGCGTAGCGACTGCCGTGGGGCAGGCCCTGAGGGAACATGGCAAGGACGATTTTGTCTATAACCCCATTTCCTGCAACGGGATCGAGGAATGCCGGATCGCGCTTCTGAAAGCCTCCAAAGGAGTCCTTCCCAACAATTTTATCGAAGGGATGGCTTGCATCGACGGGTGTATCGGCGGCGCGGCCTGCTTGACGCACGGGCCAAAGGATAAGAGCCAGGTCGACCGTTACGGCAGCGAAGCCAAGGAAAAAACGATCGCGCAGTCGGTCGGTATCCTGCAAAAGTTCAACGACTGA
- a CDS encoding polysaccharide deacetylase family protein: MKRILPILSISILLALVLVAGCTPREPAPSPAPSAAPTATAAPAPTPPPTPSPTPSPAPVPTPTPSPTPPPAPTKTPIEDLPIDYEALAALDATKDGWGQGLEKDALNRPTGALDAQEKFGKYDALFIMPEEKKFYLTLDEGYENGRTADILNVLKEKGQKATFFVTYSYVLENPELVQRMIDEGHVVGNHSMTHRSMPGLSLEEARDEIVKLHQYMRDTYGIEMTVFRPPMGEYSEQTLALTQMLGYKSAFWSFAYYDYEPDDQMPPDEALAKITKNIHPGALYLLHAVSGTNAQILGDFIDEVRAQGYEILPLQ; the protein is encoded by the coding sequence ATGAAACGTATTTTACCAATACTATCGATCAGTATATTGCTTGCCCTGGTTTTGGTTGCGGGATGTACGCCCCGCGAGCCAGCGCCATCGCCGGCTCCCTCTGCTGCCCCCACCGCGACGGCGGCCCCCGCCCCTACTCCGCCGCCTACGCCAAGTCCCACCCCTTCGCCTGCACCCGTTCCTACGCCCACGCCGAGTCCGACCCCGCCGCCTGCGCCGACGAAGACGCCCATCGAGGATCTTCCCATAGATTACGAGGCGTTGGCAGCGCTCGACGCTACCAAGGACGGCTGGGGGCAGGGACTGGAAAAAGATGCGCTCAACCGGCCGACCGGCGCACTGGACGCGCAGGAGAAATTCGGCAAATACGATGCACTGTTCATCATGCCTGAGGAAAAGAAATTTTATTTGACGCTGGACGAAGGCTATGAAAACGGCCGTACGGCCGACATCCTCAACGTACTGAAGGAAAAAGGCCAAAAGGCGACTTTCTTTGTGACCTATTCCTACGTGCTTGAAAATCCGGAGCTTGTGCAGCGCATGATCGACGAGGGACATGTGGTGGGCAACCACAGTATGACGCACCGCTCCATGCCCGGCCTTTCCTTAGAGGAGGCGCGCGACGAGATCGTGAAGCTCCACCAATACATGCGCGATACCTATGGCATCGAGATGACAGTGTTCCGCCCGCCCATGGGTGAATATTCCGAGCAGACCCTTGCCCTCACCCAAATGCTCGGGTATAAAAGCGCCTTCTGGAGTTTTGCTTATTACGATTACGAGCCGGACGACCAGATGCCGCCGGATGAGGCGCTTGCCAAAATCACCAAAAATATCCACCCCGGCGCGCTTTACCTGCTGCACGCCGTCTCTGGCACCAATGCGCAGATCCTGGGGGATTTTATCGACGAAGTGCGTGCGCAGGGCTACGAGATCCTGCCCCTGCAATAA
- a CDS encoding FGGY-family carbohydrate kinase, with protein MGREEYVLGIDMGTSSVKAGLFTLTGTPIAFADATYPLYTPRSGWAEQKTDEWWNAICKATRKLVDKSGVSPSAIMGMSVDTTCCTMLFLDRDRQPLRPAVMWMDVRASKQAKEITATGDPMLKYNGYGNVSAECMPAKVLWIKQNEPEVWEKTGYICECLDWLTHKLAGELTASIDTMAPRWYYDRPNGGWPLDFFASFGLDDVVEKLPQDILDMGAYVGKLTEKAAADLGLAAGIPVGEGGADAFVGMVGLNVVQPGRIAMITGTSHLHLGLTEKEMHSKGMWGSYPDAVIRGLHLIEGGQTSTGAIVNWFKTNFCGDIRQLAEKEGRSVYDLLNEGAQELPIGADGLLALDYFQGNRTPYADPDVRGMFYGLSLSHTPYHVYRAIIESICYGTEAIMQTFRDGGMEPDGIYISGGAVKSAFWTQAHADVCNLPIFIPKVTEAPCLGSAILGAVACGAYADIQTAAKNMVTIEDRVEPDREKQQEYRFYYEKYKEAYLDSRGWMHGITARPQ; from the coding sequence ATGGGAAGAGAAGAATATGTGCTGGGGATCGACATGGGGACGAGCAGCGTGAAGGCCGGGCTTTTTACCCTTACGGGAACCCCGATTGCCTTTGCGGATGCGACATACCCGCTGTATACGCCGAGATCCGGCTGGGCGGAACAAAAGACGGACGAATGGTGGAACGCGATCTGCAAGGCGACGCGCAAGCTTGTCGACAAAAGCGGGGTATCGCCGTCGGCGATCATGGGCATGAGCGTGGATACGACGTGTTGTACGATGTTGTTTCTCGACCGGGACAGGCAGCCGCTGAGGCCGGCAGTCATGTGGATGGACGTGCGCGCCTCAAAACAGGCGAAAGAGATCACGGCGACGGGCGACCCGATGCTCAAATACAACGGATACGGCAACGTATCGGCGGAATGTATGCCGGCAAAGGTACTGTGGATCAAGCAGAACGAACCGGAGGTATGGGAAAAAACAGGGTACATCTGCGAATGTTTGGACTGGCTGACGCATAAGCTGGCGGGAGAGCTGACGGCAAGCATCGATACAATGGCGCCGCGCTGGTATTACGACCGCCCAAACGGCGGCTGGCCGCTGGATTTTTTTGCCTCCTTCGGACTGGACGATGTGGTTGAAAAGCTGCCGCAGGATATTTTGGATATGGGCGCGTATGTTGGAAAACTGACGGAAAAAGCGGCGGCGGATTTGGGCCTTGCGGCGGGAATCCCCGTCGGCGAAGGCGGTGCGGACGCCTTTGTAGGGATGGTGGGGTTAAACGTTGTGCAGCCGGGGCGCATCGCCATGATCACCGGGACGTCGCACCTGCACCTGGGACTGACGGAAAAGGAAATGCATTCCAAGGGCATGTGGGGCTCTTACCCCGACGCAGTGATCCGTGGCCTGCATCTCATAGAAGGGGGGCAGACCTCCACGGGAGCGATCGTCAACTGGTTCAAGACGAATTTCTGCGGGGATATCCGCCAGTTGGCGGAAAAAGAGGGCAGGAGCGTATACGACCTGCTCAACGAAGGGGCGCAGGAGCTGCCCATCGGCGCGGACGGACTGCTGGCGCTCGATTATTTCCAGGGGAACCGTACGCCGTATGCCGACCCTGACGTGCGCGGCATGTTTTACGGGCTGTCGCTTTCGCATACGCCGTACCACGTGTACCGGGCGATCATCGAATCGATCTGCTATGGGACGGAAGCGATCATGCAGACGTTCCGCGACGGGGGGATGGAGCCGGACGGCATCTATATTTCGGGCGGCGCGGTGAAGAGCGCCTTCTGGACGCAGGCGCACGCCGACGTCTGCAACCTGCCCATCTTTATCCCCAAGGTCACGGAGGCGCCGTGCCTGGGGTCGGCGATATTGGGCGCCGTCGCCTGCGGGGCGTACGCGGACATCCAGACGGCGGCCAAGAACATGGTAACGATCGAGGACAGGGTGGAGCCGGACAGGGAGAAGCAGCAGGAATACCGTTTTTATTACGAAAAATACAAAGAGGCCTATCTGGATTCGCGTGGATGGATGCACGGGATCACGGCACGGCCCCAATGA
- a CDS encoding tetratricopeptide repeat protein produces the protein MISSVDEFYQQLKLVYKKGNTDEVETYLKDCLKNVTPCCGTSNDLYLAAVNEAGTFYQNTGRYETALGLWEKAAYLIMDAHGGDSLEYAANRNHIADTCRVMGESGKAFEAFQEALKLYERNVGTENYFYASTLNNIALTYQGIQDMDHAVEYAEAAMKILQKLEGFEHELGTACVNLSTLYRQKGRNERSKELLEQALEIFEKSEESGRSYAAALSGEAAIFYEQGDYRQAERLYRLALEHTAAFAGSTADSGVLYVNLACASEKLGEREDAIRYLKRAQKIYQKIYGEGHGATVRVGKLLRHFKTGAQHAAKG, from the coding sequence ATGATAAGCTCTGTCGATGAATTTTATCAGCAGCTTAAGCTGGTTTACAAAAAGGGAAATACGGATGAGGTGGAAACTTACCTGAAGGACTGCCTGAAAAACGTGACGCCCTGCTGCGGGACGAGCAACGACCTGTATCTGGCGGCAGTCAACGAGGCGGGTACCTTTTACCAGAATACAGGCCGGTATGAAACGGCATTGGGACTGTGGGAAAAAGCGGCATACCTCATCATGGACGCACACGGCGGGGATTCCCTCGAATATGCGGCGAACCGCAACCATATTGCCGATACATGCCGTGTGATGGGCGAAAGCGGAAAAGCTTTCGAGGCATTCCAGGAAGCACTCAAGCTGTATGAGCGGAACGTGGGTACGGAAAACTATTTTTACGCAAGTACCTTGAACAATATCGCGCTCACCTACCAGGGGATACAAGACATGGATCATGCGGTTGAATATGCGGAAGCCGCGATGAAGATATTGCAAAAACTCGAGGGGTTTGAGCACGAGCTGGGGACAGCGTGTGTCAACCTTTCGACGCTTTACAGGCAAAAAGGCCGTAACGAACGTTCCAAGGAACTTTTGGAGCAGGCGTTGGAGATTTTTGAAAAATCGGAGGAGAGCGGCCGCAGCTATGCCGCGGCATTGAGCGGGGAAGCGGCGATCTTTTACGAGCAGGGCGATTACCGGCAGGCGGAAAGGCTTTACCGGCTGGCGCTTGAGCATACGGCGGCCTTTGCCGGAAGTACGGCGGACAGCGGCGTGCTTTACGTGAACCTTGCGTGCGCGTCCGAAAAGCTGGGGGAGCGGGAAGACGCGATCCGCTACTTGAAACGGGCGCAAAAGATTTACCAGAAGATTTATGGGGAAGGGCATGGGGCGACCGTACGCGTGGGAAAATTACTGCGCCACTTCAAAACGGGCGCACAGCATGCGGCAAAAGGATGA
- a CDS encoding cupin domain-containing protein — translation MDRETARKKAIEYFEKAHIYLKEEEKQKLEIADFGLGMQETVGVQIYTYFDRENCNAKELVLFPGQIVPQQLHPPKGSRPSKAESFRVRYGELCIYTEGKPTPPEERKAVIPAGKEDTFTALHQTVLRKGDQFTIPENTLHWLCGGKEGCVVSEFSPFNSDEYDIYTDPAVNRMHGVK, via the coding sequence ATGGATAGGGAAACGGCAAGAAAAAAAGCGATCGAATATTTTGAAAAGGCGCACATCTATTTAAAAGAGGAGGAAAAACAGAAGCTGGAGATAGCGGATTTCGGATTGGGGATGCAGGAGACCGTGGGCGTACAGATATATACATATTTTGACCGCGAGAACTGCAACGCAAAGGAACTGGTCTTGTTCCCGGGACAGATCGTCCCCCAACAGCTCCACCCGCCAAAAGGGTCGCGGCCGAGCAAGGCGGAATCCTTCCGGGTACGATACGGCGAGCTTTGCATTTACACCGAGGGCAAACCGACTCCGCCGGAGGAGCGCAAAGCGGTCATCCCGGCCGGTAAGGAAGATACGTTTACAGCGCTTCATCAGACGGTGCTTCGTAAAGGGGACCAGTTTACGATCCCGGAAAATACGCTCCATTGGCTGTGCGGCGGCAAGGAAGGCTGCGTGGTCAGTGAATTTTCGCCGTTTAACAGCGACGAATACGATATCTATACGGATCCGGCCGTAAACAGGATGCATGGTGTGAAATAA
- a CDS encoding glycyl radical protein translates to MLRAVKPFKVKPRESRRIEALKKRFYEDKMYVDPQRALLVTQAYRETEGEPVIIRRAKTLSKILNNIDVVIMPYELVVGCQNGSSPRSANVFPEMATYWIEEELDEFETRPQDKFIVTDETKEALRSIFPYWKGKTLHDHIKTHMPADTYAQLNMENPAIFGWCAYQNGVGHICQDHERMIKTGFAELKKQVERQLLSLDLTQPENIEKENFLRAELIVCDAAIAFAKRYAARAREMAKQEKDEKRKKELEGIAEICEWVPEHPARTFHEAVQFVWFVELITQLETNGVSISPGSFDRYMYPYYKKDMDEGRETVDHVVDILGCFWIKLSEMVILYDKQTASFIANFSMGEHINLGGQLKNGMDATNEMSYLCLQAQMDVGLMQPNMSVRWHKNCKDEFLIEALRVVREKNAIPQIINDEIFIPSILNRGVPLEEARCYSGVGCDEISIPGKTAGLFTVPLSMAKLLELALNDGKCLITGVQMGPHSGDVSTFKSYEDILEAFRKQLEFYTAHAAVCLNSELLVHRKFMPVPFLSATVQGCIERGKDLHEGGTDYNWSSLMAMAGMANVGNSLAAIKQLVFEEKKLSLKEVMDACRVNFEGKEEVRQMLLNAPKYGNDIDYVDMITADALAMAYYEGQKYKDPRGGKLLRSIWPTYLTVTSHVQYGMHVGALPDGRLMKTSLNDSISPTQGSDYKGPTAAMNSVAKIDQTVATGGIIYNMKFSPDILKDEENLRQCAELIKAYFSKGGGQVQINVTSTQTLLDAQKAPEKHKDLMVRVTGYAALFVELSDDVQEDLITRTQFDEGLG, encoded by the coding sequence ATGTTAAGAGCTGTGAAGCCGTTTAAGGTAAAGCCAAGGGAAAGCAGGCGCATCGAAGCGCTGAAAAAGAGATTTTATGAGGACAAGATGTATGTGGATCCGCAGCGTGCGCTGTTGGTGACGCAAGCCTACCGGGAAACGGAAGGGGAGCCGGTCATCATCCGCAGGGCCAAAACACTCTCCAAAATTCTGAACAATATCGACGTTGTGATTATGCCGTACGAGCTTGTGGTAGGCTGCCAGAACGGGAGTTCGCCGCGCAGCGCAAACGTATTTCCTGAAATGGCGACGTATTGGATCGAAGAGGAGCTCGATGAATTTGAAACGCGGCCGCAGGACAAGTTTATCGTGACGGACGAGACAAAAGAGGCGCTGCGTTCCATTTTTCCATACTGGAAAGGGAAAACGCTGCACGACCATATCAAAACGCATATGCCGGCGGATACCTATGCGCAGCTCAACATGGAGAACCCGGCGATCTTTGGTTGGTGCGCCTATCAAAATGGCGTGGGGCACATCTGCCAGGATCACGAGCGGATGATCAAAACAGGGTTTGCGGAGTTGAAAAAGCAGGTAGAGCGGCAGCTTTTGTCGCTCGACCTGACACAGCCGGAAAATATTGAAAAGGAAAACTTCCTGCGCGCAGAGCTCATCGTGTGCGACGCGGCGATCGCGTTTGCAAAGCGTTATGCAGCCAGGGCGCGGGAAATGGCGAAGCAGGAAAAGGACGAGAAGCGGAAGAAGGAGCTGGAGGGGATCGCGGAGATCTGCGAATGGGTTCCGGAGCACCCGGCGAGAACCTTCCACGAAGCGGTGCAGTTTGTCTGGTTCGTGGAGTTGATCACGCAGCTGGAAACGAACGGCGTTTCCATTTCCCCCGGAAGTTTCGACCGCTATATGTATCCATACTATAAAAAAGATATGGACGAGGGCAGGGAAACTGTGGATCACGTTGTCGATATCCTCGGCTGTTTCTGGATCAAGCTGAGCGAGATGGTTATTTTATACGACAAGCAAACGGCCAGTTTCATTGCCAATTTCTCAATGGGGGAGCACATCAACCTGGGCGGGCAGCTCAAAAACGGGATGGATGCAACGAACGAGATGTCTTACCTGTGCCTGCAGGCGCAAATGGACGTGGGACTGATGCAGCCGAATATGTCCGTGCGCTGGCATAAGAATTGCAAGGACGAATTCCTGATCGAGGCGCTGCGCGTTGTGCGCGAAAAGAACGCGATCCCGCAGATCATCAACGACGAGATATTCATCCCTTCCATCCTCAACCGGGGCGTACCTTTAGAAGAGGCGCGCTGCTATTCCGGCGTGGGCTGTGACGAGATCAGCATCCCGGGCAAGACGGCGGGGCTGTTTACCGTACCGCTAAGCATGGCAAAGCTGCTGGAATTGGCGCTGAACGACGGGAAATGCCTGATCACCGGGGTTCAGATGGGGCCGCACAGCGGCGACGTATCTACGTTCAAATCCTATGAGGACATTTTGGAAGCGTTCCGCAAACAGCTGGAATTTTATACCGCGCATGCGGCGGTCTGCCTGAATTCGGAGCTGCTCGTCCACCGTAAATTCATGCCTGTGCCTTTCCTGTCGGCGACTGTACAGGGCTGTATCGAAAGGGGCAAGGATTTGCATGAGGGCGGGACGGATTACAACTGGTCTTCGCTGATGGCGATGGCCGGTATGGCCAATGTCGGCAATTCGCTTGCGGCGATAAAGCAGCTGGTTTTCGAGGAGAAAAAACTGTCGCTTAAGGAAGTGATGGACGCGTGCAGGGTGAATTTTGAGGGGAAGGAAGAGGTGCGCCAGATGCTTCTGAACGCCCCCAAATATGGAAACGACATCGATTATGTGGATATGATTACAGCGGACGCACTGGCCATGGCTTATTACGAGGGGCAGAAGTACAAAGACCCGCGCGGCGGTAAATTGCTGCGTTCGATCTGGCCCACCTACCTGACGGTAACGTCGCATGTACAGTATGGGATGCACGTAGGGGCGCTCCCGGACGGCAGGCTGATGAAAACATCCTTAAACGACAGTATCTCGCCTACACAGGGCAGTGATTACAAAGGCCCGACGGCAGCGATGAATTCCGTCGCCAAGATCGACCAGACGGTAGCCACGGGAGGGATCATTTACAACATGAAGTTCAGCCCGGACATTTTGAAGGACGAGGAAAACCTGCGCCAGTGCGCAGAGTTAATCAAGGCGTATTTCTCAAAGGGCGGCGGACAGGTACAGATCAACGTGACTTCTACCCAGACGCTGCTCGACGCGCAGAAGGCGCCGGAAAAACACAAGGATTTGATGGTACGCGTGACGGGCTATGCGGCGCTTTTCGTGGAATTAAGCGACGATGTGCAGGAAGACCTGATCACAAGGACGCAGTTTGACGAAGGACTCGGCTGA
- a CDS encoding glycyl-radical enzyme activating protein: protein MDKGYVASIKRFMRGDGPGIRTVVFLKGCNLRCMWCSSPQTWKMKPQVVFLQNKCIGCGRCARVCADAAIRFGPEVHRIDYGACSGCGKCTEVCAPCALRFDGQEMSVEEVLHEVEKDRPYYAKTGGGVTLSGGEATLQAEFAARILKACKERGIHTALETCGQVEWKKMEYVLRFTDILFFDLKHMDAPEHKKLTGHTNKMILENIKRAARKSGCEIVVNLPLIPGKNNTQENLAMLADFMLGLGIEKIRVLPFHRLGEHEYEELGMAYPARKLKMLTKEETSEARDCLKRKGLVIINE, encoded by the coding sequence GTGGACAAGGGATATGTTGCCAGTATCAAACGTTTTATGCGGGGGGACGGGCCGGGCATACGGACGGTCGTTTTCCTGAAGGGATGCAACCTGCGGTGCATGTGGTGCAGCAGCCCGCAGACATGGAAAATGAAACCGCAGGTGGTGTTTTTGCAAAACAAGTGTATCGGCTGCGGGAGGTGCGCGCGGGTATGCGCGGACGCGGCCATCCGTTTTGGGCCGGAGGTGCACAGGATCGACTATGGAGCGTGCAGCGGGTGCGGGAAATGTACGGAGGTATGCGCGCCGTGTGCCCTGCGTTTCGACGGACAGGAAATGAGCGTGGAAGAAGTGCTGCACGAGGTGGAAAAGGACAGGCCGTATTATGCGAAAACGGGCGGGGGAGTCACGCTTTCGGGCGGGGAAGCGACGCTGCAGGCGGAATTTGCCGCCAGGATCCTCAAGGCCTGTAAGGAAAGGGGCATCCATACCGCGCTTGAAACCTGCGGACAGGTGGAGTGGAAAAAGATGGAATACGTCCTCCGCTTTACGGATATCCTGTTTTTTGATTTGAAGCATATGGATGCACCGGAACACAAAAAGCTGACCGGGCATACCAACAAAATGATTTTGGAAAATATAAAGCGCGCAGCCCGAAAAAGCGGCTGTGAGATTGTCGTGAACCTGCCGCTGATCCCGGGGAAAAACAACACGCAGGAAAATCTTGCCATGCTGGCGGACTTCATGTTGGGGCTGGGGATCGAAAAGATACGCGTCCTGCCCTTTCACCGCTTGGGGGAACACGAATATGAAGAGCTGGGGATGGCGTATCCGGCACGAAAGCTAAAGATGCTGACTAAAGAAGAGACCAGCGAGGCGAGGGACTGCCTGAAACGAAAAGGCCTCGTTATTATAAATGAATAA
- a CDS encoding ribulose-phosphate 3-epimerase, with translation MKISASILSCDLLRLVDDIKRLEDAGANSLHVDIMDGAYVDNFAFGVNMVERVKGVTRLPLEVHLEINNGDRHIETFARAGADTIILQADTVRHPIRALETIRGLGLVAGYAVNPAEEVPRAILSGKYIDYLLVMTAEPGFGGQKMNEDCLYKVKEAKQGDPEITVGVDGGVNQQNFMRLYRLGVDVAVMGTAVFRGGMIEENLRSFHELEEQENRPGKYATI, from the coding sequence ATGAAGATTTCTGCTTCGATTTTATCCTGCGATTTACTGCGCCTGGTAGATGACATAAAACGCCTGGAGGATGCGGGAGCAAACAGCCTACACGTCGATATCATGGACGGCGCTTATGTGGACAACTTTGCGTTCGGCGTCAATATGGTGGAACGGGTCAAAGGTGTGACGCGCCTGCCGCTGGAAGTGCATCTGGAGATCAACAACGGGGACCGGCACATCGAAACTTTTGCCAGGGCCGGTGCAGATACGATCATCCTGCAGGCCGATACGGTCAGGCATCCCATCCGCGCACTGGAAACGATCCGTGGACTCGGCCTCGTGGCGGGCTATGCCGTGAACCCGGCAGAGGAGGTTCCCAGGGCTATCCTGAGCGGAAAATATATCGATTACCTGCTCGTCATGACGGCGGAACCGGGTTTTGGCGGGCAAAAGATGAACGAGGACTGTTTGTATAAGGTAAAAGAGGCAAAACAGGGCGACCCGGAGATCACGGTAGGTGTGGACGGGGGCGTGAACCAACAAAACTTTATGCGGCTGTACCGGCTGGGTGTGGACGTCGCGGTGATGGGGACGGCTGTATTCCGGGGCGGGATGATAGAAGAAAACCTGCGCAGCTTCCACGAACTGGAAGAACAGGAAAACAGGCCGGGCAAATACGCGACGATCTAA